The Sulfitobacter sp. SK011 genome contains the following window.
TAGCCAGAAGACTAGCGAGAACATGGAAAAGGCGCACTGTTAGGCAGGGCACCTAACGCTTGCGCATTCCGCCCGGCACCTTGGACCTAAATCCCGGTGGTCGTTTCGCCACCCATTCAGCAAATTTTGCAAGCCGAGGATGCGCGCGCAAAGCGTCCATCGTGCTGTAACTGCGTGCCAATTCGGCCTCTGTCAGTGTCGCGTGGATCTCGCGGTGACAAATGTGATGCATCAGAACGGTCGGACCGCCTTTACCGCCTTTGAGCTTTGGAATGAGGTGATGTCGGCTTTGCGGCACGTCGGGTGGTATGTCGCGGGCGCACAGGGGGCAGATTGGGTGAGGCATCGCAGCGCCGCCTTCACATCGTGTTGGAGCCTCCTAAAACATAGGCCGCCTGACCTCAGCGTCGACTAACATGTTGATTGACCCGCTCCGCAGGCGGGAACAACCCCGATAAACCTTGATCCCATCGCACATGCGGGGCAATAGGACGCGTTGTTATCGCCATGAAGCAAAGGTTCCGTATGGAGTTTGATCTCTCATCTCAGCCAGAAATCGTCCAGCAGGCCTATGGGTATGCGCTTCAGGGCTGGGAATTGGCCTTAAGTTGGCTCTTAAGCCCGGTCGCATGGTCGCAATTTGGCCTCCTGGTGCTTGCCTACCTTTTGGCAATTCTTGTCGCGCGGCGGTTGCGGCCCGTTTTGGCGACGAAGATCGCGCCGGCAAAAGACAGTACAGGTGCCCTTGCTGATGTCCGGCGCTTTGCGGTGTTGTTCCTGCCGCTCTTGCTGCCGCTGTTGGCCTATGGCTTTACCGCAATTGGCGAAACGCTCGTGCGGTCGATGTTCGATAGCGGTGCTGTCATCGCATTTGGCAAACGCGTCTTTCTGTTCCTCGCAGTCCGTCGATTGGTCCGCGATATCATCCACGATCCATTCCTGAAAGTGTTGGGACGGTACATTCTGTTGCCGATTGCAGCCCTTTATATGTTTGGCGTTCTGGACGATGTGCTGGCCGCGCTCAAGTCGATGAAGGTCACGTTTGGCAACATCTCAATTTCGGTCATGGCCCTGCTGCGCGGTGCGATTGCAGGCAGCGTATTGTTTTGGCTGGGCGGTTGGTCGACCCGCCAGACATCGCAGTTCATCGAGGCCCAGGAGCAGATGCGCCCGTCTGTGCGGCAACTGGTGGGCAAGGCGATTGAATTTGTGATATTTGCGACCGCGTTCTTTCTGTTGCTCAACATCATGGGAATCAACCTTGGTGCGCTGGCCTTTTTGGGCGGTGCCATCGGGGTGGGCCTCGGGTTTGGTCTGCAAAAGATTGCGTCAAACTTTATCTCTGGTGTGATCCTGCTGGTTGAAGGCCAGGCAACAGTTGGCGATTTTGTCGAACTCGACGGCGGCGAGAAAGGCACAATCGTCAAGATGATGGCCCGTGCCGCTATTCTGGAAACGTTCGACGGTCGCTGGATTGTGGTCCCGAACGAAGACTTCATCACCACGCGGGTCACAAACTATTCCGATTCAGGATCGGCCAACCGGTTTGAGGCCGAATTTTCCGTCAGCTATGACACTGATATCAACAAGGTGCCTGCCTTGATCGAAGCGGCGGTGTCCAAACATCCAGATGTCTTGGACGAACCATACCCACCAGATTGCGAATTGCGCGGATTTGGTGACAGCGGCATCGACTTTGCCGTCGAGTTTTGGGTCGAAGGATTGGATGATGGCCCGAATAAATATACCTCCGACGTGCTGTTTTTGGTTTGGAACGCGTTGAAAGACGCCGGTATCGAAATTCCTTATCCACAGCGGGTGGTTGAGATAAAGGGTGGCTTGTCCCAGATGAAATTGTGAAGCAGGCCGTTGTCATAGGCGCTGGCCCGGCCGGATTGATGGCTGCAGAAATTTTGGCCGCTGCAGGGCTTCACGTCACGGTTTGTGATGCAAAGCCATCCGTAGGGCGCAAGTTTCTGATGGCGGGAAAATCGGGTTTGAACCTCACAAAATCCGAACCGCTGGACCCGTTCATGGGTGCCTACGCTGAGGCGCAGCGCGCGCTTAAACCGGTTATCACTGCGTTTGATTCACAAGCTGTTCAGGCCTGGGCGCATGATTTGGGGCAGGAGGTGTTTACAGGCAGCACCGGGCGCGTCTTTCCCAAGGCGATGAAAGCCTCGCCGCTTCTGCGCGCGTGGTTGGCACGGTTGGGGCAGTCGAATGTACAGATCAACACAAGATGGCTTTGGCGAGGCTGGGAAGGTGTGGCGTTGGAGTTTGTGACGCCTCAGGGACGTGAATATCTCTCGCCAGATGTAACCGTGTTGGCGTTGGGCGGGGCCAGTTGGGCGCGTCTTGGATCGACGGGCGATTGGGCCGCCTATTTGCGTGCCAAGGGAGTGGCACTGACCGATTTTGCGCCAGCCAATGCGGGTATCCGGGTCGAATGGTCCGATCACATGACACGTCATTTCGGTGCGGCCCTCAAGGGTATCGCCCTCACATCCGGGCCGTATTCCTCGCGAGGCGAGGCCGCGATTTCCAAGCGGGGATTGGAAGGCGGCGGTGTCTATTCGATCTCGCGCGGCGTGCGCGAGGGGCATCCGCTGACGCTGGATATGTTGCCGGACTTGAGTGTGCCAGAGATCACCGCACGCCTGTCCAAGCCGCGCGGCAAAGCCAGCCTTAAGGAACACCTGCGCAAGACGCTGAAATTGCCACCGGCACAGATTGCATTGCTTCAGGAAATGGCGCGCCCTCTACCTGATGGCTTACGCGCCCTTGCCCGGCTGATCAAAGCGTTGCCGATCAAACACGCGGGTCTGCGTCCAATGGATGAAGCCATCTCAACCGCTGGCGGCATCCGGTTTGATGCGCTCGACAAAGGCCTGATGATCGACGCACTGCCGGGCGTTTTTGCGGCAGGCGAAATGCTGGATTGGGAGGCCCCGACCGGTGGCTATCTGATCTCGGCCTGCCTTGCGACAGGCCGCTGGGCCGGTGAACATGCCGCAGATTGGGCGCTGCGGGGCTAGGACGTCTCTTTGGCTTGCGCAGCTTTGAACGCTGGACGGTCTCGCATTTCCTTGGCCCATGCGCCCAATTTGTCATCCACCCGTGGAAATCCCGCGCCAATCGACCAGTTGATGCAATGCACTGCCAGAATATCGGGGATCGTCATTTGATCGCCCATCAAGAACGGACCGGTCAAGCGGTCTGACAAAACCGCGGCGGACCGTGCAAATTCGGCCTTCAGGGCGTCTTTGATGGCGGGCACGCGTTGGTCTTCGGGCAGTACGAAACTGTGTTTGGCTGCGGCCCACAGGATGGCATCAAATTCGTCAACCAACCAAAAGGTCATTGCATCTTGCCGGGCGCGGGCGGGGGTGCCGGCAGGCGCAGTCAATTGTCCATGTTTGTCGCCAAGATAGGTCATGATCGCCATGCTGTCGGTCAGCACCTCGTCGCCATCGACAAGTGCGGGTATCTTCCCCAGCGGATTGAACTTTTTTGCATCATCCGAGCGTGGTCCGGCAGGGTTATGATCATAGTCGATCCCCATTTCTTCAAGCATCCACATCACGCGAAATGCCCGTGATTTGGTGGCACCAACAACAGTATACATGGGGTATCCTTTCAAAAGATCAGTCAGATTCTCAGCGTTGCGCGCCCAGCATGGCCAGACGGATGAAGGCACGTTCCACCAGCGCAAGTGCGGGTGCGTGTTGCCCGGCAGAGCGCAGCGTCAGATCCGTATCAGTTAAGACACCCAATGCCATTTCCAGCTTTGCCGCGCCCCAGCTTTTGGCCTGTCGGGTCGCGCGGTCACGGTCGCGGACACCGTAAATGGGCGCGCCGGGGTTGGCAGCAATTCGGTAAAGCGTGCGAAAATGCCGGATGGCCATGATGGTCAAGGTCACGGCGTTGACGCCTTGGCCTTGCAGTTTGCTCATCACCGGGCCGATGTCGCCCGCGCGCGCCTCGGCCACAACATGCAAGATGTCGTCAACTTCTGCCTCGG
Protein-coding sequences here:
- a CDS encoding HNH endonuclease, with protein sequence MPHPICPLCARDIPPDVPQSRHHLIPKLKGGKGGPTVLMHHICHREIHATLTEAELARSYSTMDALRAHPRLAKFAEWVAKRPPGFRSKVPGGMRKR
- a CDS encoding mechanosensitive ion channel family protein, whose protein sequence is MEFDLSSQPEIVQQAYGYALQGWELALSWLLSPVAWSQFGLLVLAYLLAILVARRLRPVLATKIAPAKDSTGALADVRRFAVLFLPLLLPLLAYGFTAIGETLVRSMFDSGAVIAFGKRVFLFLAVRRLVRDIIHDPFLKVLGRYILLPIAALYMFGVLDDVLAALKSMKVTFGNISISVMALLRGAIAGSVLFWLGGWSTRQTSQFIEAQEQMRPSVRQLVGKAIEFVIFATAFFLLLNIMGINLGALAFLGGAIGVGLGFGLQKIASNFISGVILLVEGQATVGDFVELDGGEKGTIVKMMARAAILETFDGRWIVVPNEDFITTRVTNYSDSGSANRFEAEFSVSYDTDINKVPALIEAAVSKHPDVLDEPYPPDCELRGFGDSGIDFAVEFWVEGLDDGPNKYTSDVLFLVWNALKDAGIEIPYPQRVVEIKGGLSQMKL
- a CDS encoding TIGR03862 family flavoprotein, whose translation is MKQAVVIGAGPAGLMAAEILAAAGLHVTVCDAKPSVGRKFLMAGKSGLNLTKSEPLDPFMGAYAEAQRALKPVITAFDSQAVQAWAHDLGQEVFTGSTGRVFPKAMKASPLLRAWLARLGQSNVQINTRWLWRGWEGVALEFVTPQGREYLSPDVTVLALGGASWARLGSTGDWAAYLRAKGVALTDFAPANAGIRVEWSDHMTRHFGAALKGIALTSGPYSSRGEAAISKRGLEGGGVYSISRGVREGHPLTLDMLPDLSVPEITARLSKPRGKASLKEHLRKTLKLPPAQIALLQEMARPLPDGLRALARLIKALPIKHAGLRPMDEAISTAGGIRFDALDKGLMIDALPGVFAAGEMLDWEAPTGGYLISACLATGRWAGEHAADWALRG
- a CDS encoding glutathione S-transferase family protein — its product is MYTVVGATKSRAFRVMWMLEEMGIDYDHNPAGPRSDDAKKFNPLGKIPALVDGDEVLTDSMAIMTYLGDKHGQLTAPAGTPARARQDAMTFWLVDEFDAILWAAAKHSFVLPEDQRVPAIKDALKAEFARSAAVLSDRLTGPFLMGDQMTIPDILAVHCINWSIGAGFPRVDDKLGAWAKEMRDRPAFKAAQAKETS